ttgttttaacTGTTAGATGATCTTTTTGTGTTTCAGATTGAGTGCGTGAAGTTAGCTTTTTCCAGCGCGTAAGAGGTAAGGAAGAATGAAACGGACCATGAGAGCGCTAATCTGATTTTGCAGATGCCGGCACTTATCCTCAGACGATACTATTCATTAATTCAGACTTTTGTGGGATTCAAAACCACGATCTTTCTTTAATTACTTTCAAGACGTAGGATTCCAAGTGATGCACTGAATATCTGTTCGATGATAGCTGACAGAAATTGATTGGGTGTCAGCAGTCAACTCCAAGGCCTCTTAAAGGAAATGGACTTTGTAATCGGTTTTCAACTGCACGAAAAACCTAGTGTTTTGATATTATTAAGTTTGTGTTCAAGAAGAATTTTATTTAGGTCAGAGAGCAGGTCAAGCAGTGTTATGACAGTTCTGAACTCCGCCCGCCTTGCAGACCAAAGGTAAGTAAACCACGAACGAACACGTTCAAAAAATGTGACCAGGAAGAAAATCGATCGTAAGAAAAGCTCATGGCGTTTGTTCAAGTTTTGGATCTAGGTGCAAGTCCCTTACTAAACGTTGTACAGAATGAGGCTCTTATTTGAAATTAGAACCTGCAGCTTGAGTTTGTTTATAGCTGTCAGTTTCCTTAGTTGAAGGTGCCTCTggccctttaagccccaatatccatatataaattctccaaactggtcttctcaacctttttttaaagaatgagttgaaagaatttgataaaagatcaaaatattttctcttaagtgatcattttgttaattctcatagcGTAACTTCTTAACGTTGTATCAGgaatatcgttaggagaaatgAGTTGTACATTGGAACACATCCTTTTCTTCAATGGACTTCTAATCCATGAAGGTTGCTGGATCAGTTTACGAGGTGTtactgggattcaaacccatgcCTACTAAGAAGTTTCTGAAAGCTAAATTTCCTGTTCTTGAGATGTATTTTATACAGATCCTAAAAGACTCGAGATGTCGCACCCTTTCTGGCCTACAGTCATAAGTCCTAGCAGAAGCCAGCGAGCAGTGACTTGTAATCGATGTGAGGGAACCTGCTTAAAGTCGGCAGAGGTAAGTACAAGAATAGAAAATATCCAACCCACATCTTTcaacaaattaataattaatagaaATATTGGCTGAAAAGAATTTGGGCCGGTGTCGAAACTGCACGCACTGAAAAAGAAAGTTCTTTACGCCTTTTTTTTGTGTCAAATTAATTGAACTAAGCATGTTTTGATACTTCAAAAATCTGGGAACAAAAGAGGGGCATTGTTAGCGCCACTTTTATTCTGTTAACCCTCAGACGTACACGTTAAGTCATACCCCCATGGTGGTACAAGGGGTTGGGGGGGAGGTTGATGGAACTCCCCCTTGGGTTTTTGACATGTTACAGTacttcgaaacgattttgccttcagtggaaagccttcgATCGTCTCTACAAGATgaagtatattttatgggtggtggcgctgctggaggtctgtgacgtcaccaaacatTGTCGCCATCCTGGATTttatcaagaattagaaatcaggtaaaaacattttcacTCCACCTTATGGAGGGtgcaacccccccccctcctcccccccttGTACGTCCGCCAGGGTTAAAACTTTCACTGATTTTGCTTCTAgtcttgttcctttttttctagcAAAATGTAGGAACTAACTGGTGAGGCAACGTCAAGACGAGTAGAGGGCTGGACATTTGACTGACACCCGCTGCATTTATTGTGATGATTAATTATCTTGTTGACggagatgatgatgacgatggcgATTAAGAAGTGCTGTCAGTGGCAAATGACGAcagtggtgatgatgatgatgtatcTAACCGTCTTCAGCAGGTGATACGTGCATTGAAATATAACTAGAAATCTGTGTATCGCAGACCCTCATGAGGCTCAGGGTAGGATGACCCGTTAATGATAAGTATGGCCTGGGATGGCGGAGAGAAATAGAGTATAAaatcagtgccggatccagaagGTTGAGATAATGAaggggcccggtcatccagacccttagataagggggtaGGTGGGGGCGgtcttcaaaaataaaatttttcggcccttcgggcctcagtttagTCTAAAAGTAGGGGGCAagcccccccgggcccctcccctagatctgccacCGAAAATTGTCCAACTTACGACCTATTATACTGatacaacagcaacagcaaagGCTAAAGGGACTTGAGTTTTGCCCATTGTTCAGATGGTCTTGGTGTTCTTCTCGGAGGATTTTTATAAGGCTAAtaaggataaaactgaaaataatgacaaGCAGATGTAGTACATGATGAACTCATTTGAAGCACAAAAGGAAGGGAAAATGacataaaaggaaataaataaagaagaatGGAACCAAAATGAACTTAGaataagaaacaaataaaaggaaagaaaataaatataaaaatagtAAACTAACAATACTTAATAAGccatgataaaaaataaattgaaaataaagtcAAATAAATAATACGAGAATGAGAAAAACAATAGTAATGATTACGATAATGGTaataagagaaaaggaaaataattgcAACAAAAGAGACTTgattgatttttgaaaacgaaactGCAAGGACTTTAAGGCAGTCACGTTTCAAAAATCAGGCAAGAAGTAGTTTATGTATTTTAAAGTCTTTTTAGTTGCCACTTTTAAtgcttttccttttctattactgtcattataatcattattattattattattattattattattattattattatcatttttaagttcttttttgttacattctttagctttttttcctttttcatcttCATTATTTTGTGCTTAagtcattatttttaagttttatccttattgatttatttatatgtttttggagtttgaaactgttgtttcaaattttcaacCGAGTCGATTTCCTAGTATATAGGGACGGCCTGAcaatctgaattttctggaaaCGCCAGTCTCTTTTgcctttgctttttttcttaattagttCGGTAGATGCTTTTATCCAATGAAGGAACAAGTGGAggaaaacttttaaattttcaaagttaGAACTTTGAATAATAAGTTCAGTTAAACGTGTGGTCTTGATTTCTTGAGAGATATAGGAATAGTGACAAGCTGGGCAGCTTGAATAAGGCACCTTGATGTAAAGAGGCTAGATGAAGACGACTGACACCTGTTGCAtggatgatgatcatgatgatagtgataatgacgatgatgccGGCCATGATGTTGACGATTAtgctgacaatgatgatgatgatgatgacaatgattatgATGCTGATGGTAATGCCGACGACGATGCTGACGctgacgacggcgacgacgatgatgatgatgacgatgagcTGACGATGATGACAACGATGGTGATGATGGCGAAAACGAAGATGACGTCACTGAAGTGATGATGTCGACAACGATCActttgacaatgatgatgatgctgataaCGAAAATGACGTtgctgacgatgatgatgatgacgacgattaTTCTGAcaatgatgacgacgatgacgatgattatGATGGTGATGaagacgacgatgatgatgacgatgttaacgacgatgatgataatgacaatgaggCGGAAAattctgatgatgatgatgataaaaatgaTGTTCTTGAGAAAATTTCTCTGATGAAGGAACTCCGAAGCTCAGCAATTGGCCGTGGCGACGTTAAAATGGTGAGTATCAGAGCAATGATCTTTGTTCTTCTTCAATACCTGACTGCTCCCCAGTCGACTTTCTTCTCTTACAACAACGACGGAGGCGCGTGGAAGATCCTTTCCCTGGATGCCGTAATAGTCTGTCTCCTGCGACCGTTCATTGACCAAGAGGGCCAAGAGAGGCGGCTGGGAACGAGTCAGTTTCGAAAGGGAAAACGCAAAGACCTAAAATCTGCAACGAGAGGGGTCACGTGAGGGAAAGCTAATCTTTGATAATGTGTCCCGCGTTAAACTAGAAGTTCAGTCATAAGCTTTCCCTGCTTTACTTATCAAAGCTGTGGACTgcaaaaggaaggaaaaaaaatgcacttctAGACTAAGACAACCTTGGGATATTCAAAACTGGATTTTGCCATTGATCGCTCGCACTTGCCTCTATGATAAATTAAGGCCGCTATATGTTCTGAAACACACGACAAAATACTCTGTAGCAATAGCAAAATAAACTTTGGATCGTCCTttaaaaatcaaacaataaaggTATCTTCTGTTTTCGTCCCTACAGCTTCCAGGAAAAGAGTGCCAAGGATGTGTTCATATACATCAACACTCATCCTCCCTGAATATGATACCCTACCCTTGCTACTACCCTACGTCACTACATGCAGCACGAGAAACtattattaacaataataatcatgTATTACGACCCACATTTAAACAGACTGCTTTTCGCCGAGCTCGCTTTCGTAGGCTCCGGGCCAGCAAATaccattgaaaaaaaatcagatttTACTTCTATAAGGTTTTACTTCGACAATTTCTTCATTACCTAATTTTTTATGCTATATTTTACTTTGTGAACTGGCAGTTTCTAACTGAGCAGTGAGTTTAAACTTGGACCTATGTACTGAagaattgcttttttttctcggCCGATAAATCGATAACGCAGGTTTAACGCGGTCTCTACTAAATTATCGAACTCTTTCAAAgccttaagaaaaaaatgtagttTTTACCTTAGAGTTTAAGGAGTAAATCCTATGTGGTCAccaaataaatagaaaaaatttACAAGCTTTAGTACATTAGCCGGCCCatttcagacgccgaactttttatgagccgaacctaatacatctAATTAGGTCAATTAGGAACACTTTCAATTTGGAACAGCTAAGCCGTTCTTCCTGCCTAGCCGGGTCGTGAATTTACCTTTGgatcgactttggaacggctttgaatAAGACGacgaacttttcatgtgccgaacctaatgcataaattgttataacgtattttgcaagcagttcGACCGAAATgaatatttttctccttttgaatttagttcggctggaattaagcTCGGCGTCTGATTCAGTTCAGCCGGTCGTCTTCTGAACGTctcagtattttgcaaagtaaagAGTATAATTGGATATCAGTATAAAGTGTGACTCTTAAGACGCTGTTTAGAGTGAAAGAGTTCATATAGGACAATGAGAAAGGGGTCGTTTTTGTTAATTTCATTATCAGACTAAGAATAACAAGGGATATATAGCAAATTTTTGGAACCATTATGTAAAGGAAGAAAGCTATTTTACAAATGGAAGACGTTTTTTGCGTGAACTTCGTGTAAAGTTGAATTTATCAATTCGGCAACGAAACTTAGAGCGTTACTTGGAACTTCTGAATTCTTCTTAATTAATGCCACAAACGCTGACTTTATAGCTTAACATGTAACATAAACTGCAATAACGTTCTATCGCAGGAAGATTTTCAGAGGTTCCGAGCAAAATTTTTTTGCCTGATCTGAATttgtctgcaaaaaaaaattaatagcgCCTATATCTATCTGCTAAGTGAAGGACAGGAGATCATAGCTTTCACCCTTTACATTGATCCAATAAATAtaattcattaaaaattaatttttaatttttaaaagttatgttTAGATATTAAGAGCGAAAGCGTTTTGATATCATTGCTCGAGCAATATTCAAATCGCTCGATTCTGGCGCCAGCCTCGCCATCTATTTACTCCGCgagtaattttttcttcgttttttttttttttttcaccctagCTAAAATATTCATTTTGTTACCATACCTTTTTTCTTGCTTTGATATACAGTAGCAGGCCTTAAAACCCCAAAGGCGTCACCATAGCACTGGTCAGGGGggaaagggggtggggggggagagGGTCCATAGTCCCCATTTTACCAAATTAAATTGGTTTTCGGGGTTCACTTGTCCGGTTATGGTGTAATAATTGTATTTTTGGTCGTATTTTAATTGATGTATTTCTTAACAATAAAGTATGATAGAGATTGTTGAAAAACTGCGTGCTTGTTTCTTTGGTTGACTTGAAAAGGGGGCGCATAATATTTTGTCTCGACCTACTTGAACCTCGATGGTGGGTTAAGAGTGTTTTCACTTACTTGGCCAGGCCAGTAGCCAGGCAAATTTGTTACGACAAACAGAAAACCCAAACAAGAGAAACGAGGACTGGTTTGTGACATcagcatggccgccgtttcattgatTTTGCACTAGTGTAATTTTcaagttataataactcctctagtggggttaatttaactccttatagtggagttatttttttcggagttattttaactccaaaaaggagtatAGAGATTTGGAGTTCATATTCAGGAGTTAAAGCAACCCCCCAAAAGGAATTATCCTTTGCCTAGGCGTTTTTACGCACCGGTTTATTTTTGGACACATATAAGACACTTTTCCCGAGAAAATGGAATGTCCGCCACGTCTATGAatgcattcgaagtataagatatcaaaaaggaaaacttagcctcattaaaaggcaaaaaatatcatttttaggccTGTAgcttttgctgactggtttgtgggacttaaaagatattctaaattcgcgccaaaaccgttctaaaaaataaactggtcaTGAAAACGCCTTGACACGAGTACATGGGTGTTCCTCGCTCCAGGTTATGGGTTCCTGCCTATGCTTTGTTGGTTTTGCTGGggtgaaaaagttttattttctcaCATCACTTAAGTTTGCCTTGGTCTAAACAGGTGTCACCTGCATGGAAAAAAGACCTGAGGATCAAACAGTGATGAGAGAGTTAGACTAAGTTAACACGGTACAGGAAGAATGTTTAGAACggttgaaaattcgtgcgtttaAGTGCCCTGTTCACACGGAACGACGGTGCCTCAACCGTGTGAAAATTGAAgacttaagcaacaacgatggCGACGGCTACGACAACtttgcttaaaaagtgaattcgcgctgcctcaaacttaatcgcgcttattccatctcgttcaatttaTCACAtgctggagttgaattctaaaagactgtttCGCGGTTCAGGAAAAGAAATAGGAAGTCCACGTCACGTCcaccataaaacgtgaaatgaggtattttcacgttgtagtcgtgcagtgacagcaaagaaatgtataggaaagcgtgatgcacgtgcagatttgttgttttgccaatctaaacctctttgccgttctcgttgccgtcgcagtCGTCGTTGCTTTAGCTCCTTATTGAACGGTCCTGTGTGGAACTGGAAGTGGaaggtcaaatttttcagccggtTGCAAATTCATCCGTTGTCGTATGAAGGTAGCCTTAAATTTGGtgcaaatgaatttaaaaccaTTTGTTGATTCGAACTACCTAGATTTTATAAATTCCACTAAGGAAGGTTAAACAACGTACGGTTATCAACATAGATTATTTTTGTCTTACGTTTTGTTTGGCGGTAGATATTCATGTACGACTTTTTAGTGTCACTGAAATTCAAACTTTATTCCAGCTGAGGCGATTCAAAAATGCCGTTTAATAATTCCTCTTTTCTTCAAACATGCTTTCTCTTCGAATTGGCTTgctttatctacttttaatgtTAAGCTCATAATGCGCTACAATTGTGAAACATTTTACTGATTTTGCGACAAGAAAAGTATACAATAGATTGCGGCTTCATGCATTTaaattctctttttctttttcgccgACTGACGTTTTAAAGAATTGGCTTTAATTTGAGGTTAAAAAGAGTCGTTATCCGTAGGtatatattacttttttttattacggTATCTCTTTTGTTTTGCGTGTGAACTCTAGATAAAAACCGTACGGTATTCTCAGTCAATTTTATTTAACTCATATGCAGGTGCCAAATCGTAAAGCTATTCAAGTTCTTTTGAACAGTTGCCAAAGGTCTAAAACATAAACCTTTATACCTGGAAAGCAATTCCTAGACTGAGCCAGACTCAAAAGCTATTGGCAGATAAAGGTTACTGTCGTGCTATAGTTCTTCACTGCCCACTTGTCCCAAGATGGAAAGCATCAGTGGTTTAAATTTTACTACCAATACGGCTACCAAACTTCGAAACATCACCGAGGGAAACGTGAAACCAAACTACCAAGTTGCGCCAACTGATGTAGTCACcttaataataagtttcattACTTGTCCATTCGTGGTCCTTTTTAATGTGATGGTTATAATGGCTGTAAAAAGAAGACGAAGGCTTCAGACCAACAGCAACATCTTGCTTGCCTGTCTAGCAGCAACTGATGCCTTAACTGGTCTCATAACGCGGCCAGCGTTTATTCTGTGGAAAACACTCGGGTTGACTGGTGGGGAAGACCATATTGGAGCTTCGCGCTTGATCTACGTCTCAGCAATGCAAGCCCTTTCTGCATGCTCATGCCTGCATCTTATGTTAGTGACCGGCGAGAGACTTGTAGCGATCAAATTTACCATGCGCTACCCATTTATTGTTACTAAGAAACCATCAAGGTTGCAGTGATTTCGTGTTGGATCTTTTCTCTGACACCGGTTATTTTCAAGTTTATGGGAGTGCCAAAAATTCAGAGCCTCCGCGCTGTACCCGCTTTCCTTCTTTTCGTCGTAAGCTCTTGTATGATATTTGTTGTGTCTGTATATGCTGTTTTGTATCTTGAAACAAGACGCCATCAAAAGTTGATCAAAGGCCAGCAGATGCCGCAAGAGGAAGTACAAAGATTTCTTAAAGAGAGCAAAGCGCTGAAAACAACTGTATACGTAGTTGGTGCAGTGGCGGTGTGCTATCTCCCTTTGACGTTGCAGATTGCTAATTTGCCAGACAAACGAACAGCAATTATTGCCCCGGAATGGATCCGGACGGTTGTATTattaaattcacttttaaaTCCGTTGGTGTATTGCTGGAGACAGAAAGAAATAAggaagtttgtttttaaaacgaAAACGCAGGCTGTGAATCCGCACATTGAGTGACATTCAGACTGAAGATGCGCGTGAAAGAAGAAAACAGTGTAACCACGAAAATGCGCTAACATTCTACTTTCTTGAGGCAGGCAAATGAACGATATATATTAAGGTGCGCTAATTTTCAGCAAGATACAAACCTCGCTCTaataattttaaatatattttttttccataacCACTGTTTTCCATTTCTCCTGGGGCCGGGTCATCCAGCTCTCTTGCCTGGGTATAACGTGTATTACTCTCGCctcaagagaaatcgaagacaaattggttatgaaaaattgttggaggcaaacaaggtgcattatggtctatgtgaaaatggtgaatacaAAAGACAACCGTAATTGAATTCAGTCTCTCTTTACTTTAAAGCTTTACCAAGTTAAGAGCTACTTTACATATTAATTACAGTATTATCGTGCGAGTTTCCAGGCGACGTTTATCAAACCATTAAGATAAATTTCATGTAATGATTTCGCCATGTAAACAGCTGACATATCGGATGTCGGACACCTGAGAAGCAATTCCTATTAACAGTTTTTTTAGCGCGACGTATAAAAGTGGCTGTGGGATATAGTTTCTTCACAATATGGACAAAAATACTAGTTTAGATTTAACAAACATTACTTACGAGCTCGCAAAAAACAGCGTAGAAAAGACGACAGAAAACGTCCAAGATTCGTCGACTGTTGTGATCAATTTAATAATTAACATCATGGCTTGTCCCTTCACAGTCCTCCTTAATGCGATGGTGATAATGGCTGTAAAAAGAAGAACAATCCTTCAGACCAACAGCAACATCTTGCTTGCCTGTCTAGCAGCAACTGACGCCTTAACTGGTCTCATAACTCAGCCAGCGTTTATTTTCTGGAACACATTTGAGATGACTGGAGCGATAAACTACATTCCAGCTCGACTGACCTACGGCACCGCATTGCGAGTCCTCTCTATGTGTTCTTGCCTACATCtcatgtcaggggcacccaacgacaattttcggaaaactatctgttcggaagacgatttgagagctagaattttcggaacatttgttgtaaaatttcttgcttgcctgcttctcctaggattttcgaacatctaaaatatggtataattgcctatttttaacggatttttaccctaaaaaggtcacctagaattttcgggagccttttttctggctgaaattttcgaaaaggtaagttttgatccctataattttcggatcactagactttcagctaggaaatccgaacagatgaaaagtttttaggggataaaaatatgcctatatctactgtttaaaaaccaaaatacgtttaacaatgctatgttttagtggttttgaactatattctcgttgggtgcccctgtcatgTTAGTAACTGCCGAGAGACTTGTGGCGATCAAATTTACCATGCACTACCGACATTTTGTTACTAAAGAAAATATTAGGGCAGATGTGATCTGCTGTTGGATCCTTTCTCTATTTTGCGATGCACTCAGATTAATCAAAGTCATAGAAGATCGCCAGGCCTTGGCCTTTAATCTTTTCGTCGTAAGTTCTTGTATCGTTTTTGTAGCTTCTGGTTATGCTGTTTTGTATGTTGAAACACGACGCCATCGAAAGTTGATCAAAATCCAGCAGATGCCACAAGAAGAAGCAGAAAGATTtcgtaaagaaaacaaaacgctCACCACCACTGTATATGTAGTCAGTGCTTTAATGCTGTGTTTTCTGCCCATGGCATTACGACTTGTTATTCACCTGATGAAACGACCAGAAATTTTTTCCTCGCTATGGGTCCGCACATTTGCCATGTTAAATTCCTTATTAAATCCGTTGATTTACTGCTGTAGACAAGAAGAAATGAGagactttgtttttaaaacaagaacGCAGGCCGTGCAACCCCATTGACGTTAAAACAATGTATCTGTTGACTCTCAAAGTCTTTTCAAGTTATTGGGTGAGTCAAGAGACGTAGAGCTGTAGGAATGCCTGCActtttcaaacgtcgtgcttctgccgtgcgtAATTCAATtcataataaattataaatacattacaAAAAGCGGTTTAAAAGTTCATTAAACCGCTTTCTTTTTTAAGTTGTGCTTTCGGCAAAAGCTACCTGATTCGACTAAGTGAAATTTGAGGTCTGAAACCAAGTCATTCTACAGTCGTGCTAGAGTCGTGCTGAATTAAAAAAGTCGAGCCACTGGAAGTTTAAAAAAGGACTAAATGGACGCATGAAACCACTGAACTCAAGGTACTCAGGATCAGCCAGAAACATCGATCGGGCATACGTCCGGGTATGTTTTCCAGAATAACTTAGGCGAGTGtattttttattacaattttagttaCATTCAGGAAGACTTAAGGGGAAATCATTACGGGTACAATTGAGAATTGATTTGCTTTGCTGCAActttagaataaaaaaaaaccaagtCTCTTGTTAACATCATGACTAACTTAAATGTATTCAAATCCTTGCTTTtcgatttaaaatttttcgGCGAAGTTTTGCTTCAGGTAACAACGATACTCTTAGTCAATTTTTGACTGTAAGTTGTATTCATCCATCGATTTTAATGCTACCCATCTCTTTTTTATCAGCTGCCATTAAAGTATAAGGTTACAAACCTGTCTATATCTCCAGAACAGTTCCAAATAAAGGTCCGTGGCTGTTTGAGGCATTGTCGCATAGTTTTTCATGCCCACTTGTCCCAAGATGAACCAACAACACTGGTTTCCCTGGTTTAAATTCTTTAATCAGTACTAACGAAATTCTCACCGGAGAAAACATGACAACAAACCAAGTTTTGCCAGCTGCTGTAATTACTGTAATAATGAGCAGCATCACTTGATGGTCCTTTTTAATGTTATGGTGACTGAATGgcagtaatatatagatttagccaagcctaaaagcggagctcttGTTAAATTCTCCACTAGCTATAAGGCTTTTTGGCGGTGAATCTCATGAGGATGACTTTTGCTAATTTTACAAGAGAGCGACGAGAggcggctgtattcgcaggatCGCCTGGCCTTGGAAAGAACACTGTGTATGAAAACGAAGTTCCTTTCGAGCTGAGTATTGAAGAATGTTCCTGTCCGAGCAGCAACAACGGTTCAGTAGACGTTCTCCACTTCCGTCCgcactcccctcccccccaaaaggGTTTTTACTACGTTCAAAAATTGGCTCACCACAGTATGAATGTAACAAAGTAAATATGATTTGTAACTAACCGAACCAAGTTGTTTGAAGGTGGAAGGCACCCTTCAAAGTGAAAAAACTGAACTTAAAGTAACAATGGAATGTTAGTTAAGCCTATCCTTAGCATTATAAATAGAAATACTGAAGTTAACCAGAAAAAGATATTATTCTTACGTATAAAATTAAGTATTGAAAACGAAAAAGACTCAGAATTTTTGTATATTTGTGACTGTTGCGTACCcatataaaaattaactgatgaAAATTTCTCGCCATTTTAAATTTAGCTTGTAAAGAAATATCCATCTACCGCAAAACAAGTTTTAACTTGGTAAAACACCTTTAGAGAACGAAAATGTACAGTACCATCAAACTTGATACCTGGATTATGCTGACACAAGCCTTAAATATTTAAATAGCTACAAACTAATATCTACTTATTCTTTAGTTGTACGGAAGGA
The genomic region above belongs to Porites lutea chromosome 12, jaPorLute2.1, whole genome shotgun sequence and contains:
- the LOC140953786 gene encoding uncharacterized protein, translated to MDKNTSLDLTNITYELAKNSVEKTTENVQDSSTVVINLIINIMACPFTVLLNAMVIMAVKRRTILQTNSNILLACLAATDALTGLITQPAFIFWNTFEMTGAINYIPARLTYGTALRVLSMCSCLHLILIKVIEDRQALAFNLFVVSSCIVFVASGYAVLYVETRRHRKLIKIQQMPQEEAERFRKENKTLTTTVYVVSALMLCFLPMALRLVIHLMKRPEIFSSLWVRTFAMLNSLLNPLIYCCRQEEMRDFVFKTRTQAVQPH